In one window of Macadamia integrifolia cultivar HAES 741 chromosome 2, SCU_Mint_v3, whole genome shotgun sequence DNA:
- the LOC122072262 gene encoding uncharacterized protein LOC122072262, which produces MASRIQRRVALRRKFKLLRSLTHSKSVRKSSIILDALDYISQLKIKLEALNVEYANLIHHPIQVPTVVKVEKIEKGFLVRVKCEKGRDLLVSTIEALELTGLIVVHAKVSCNQSFCMEAIAEAQDQTQDTWDVNEAVFNAIAKHFNGGDRMIDKA; this is translated from the exons atggctTCAAGAATCCAAAGGAGAGTGGCATTGCGCCGGAAGTTTAAGTTACTGCGGTCGCTTACCCACTCCAAATCG GTAAGGAAGAGCTCCATTATCCTGGACGCTCTTGACTATATTAGCCAACTCAAGATCAAATTGGAGGCCTTGAACGTTGAATATGCTAACCTCATCCACCATCCAATTCAAGTCCCCACG GTGGTGAAAGTAGAGAAGATTGAGAAGGGGTTCTTAGTGCGGGTGAAATGCGAAAAAGGACGAGATTTGCTTGTTTCGACTATAGAGGCATTGGAGCTGACAGGGCTTATCGTGGTCCATGCAAAGGTTTCGTGCAACCAGTCATTTTGCATGGAAGCCATTGCCGAAGCTCAGGACCAGACTCAAGATACCTGGGATGTTAACGAAGCTGTCTTCAATGCTATTGCCAAGCACTTCAATGGGGGGGATAGAATGATAGATAAGGCTTAA